The candidate division WOR-3 bacterium genome has a window encoding:
- a CDS encoding GTPase, with product MPANLTPEYKQAEERFRQAKSPEEKLLCLEEMLATIPKHKGTEKMQADIKSRIAKIRRELSEGKTGGKRQDWYSVEKQGAGQVVVFGAPNCGKSALVKELTGLATEVAAYPFTTTRPLAGMMQFEDIQIQLIDTPPMVLDSPAWLFHILRTADVICWLIDLADDGLLETTEQIQQLLNRNRIGFTPQDGFTVKPLIRVGTKADDNQALERLSILRELIGDVEVILVSVVTKQGLEEFKRKVFQSLNIIRVYTKKPGHPPDMNEPVILKTNATVIDAAYHLHKDFARKLAYARLWNSAGYSGQRVERAHILQDKDIIEFHIQE from the coding sequence ATGCCCGCTAATCTAACCCCGGAATACAAACAGGCGGAGGAGCGGTTCCGGCAGGCAAAGAGCCCAGAGGAGAAACTTCTTTGCCTTGAGGAGATGCTTGCCACCATTCCCAAGCACAAAGGAACCGAGAAGATGCAGGCTGACATCAAGAGCCGCATTGCCAAAATCAGGCGGGAACTTTCTGAAGGCAAAACAGGCGGCAAGCGTCAGGACTGGTATTCGGTGGAAAAGCAGGGCGCAGGTCAGGTGGTTGTGTTCGGCGCGCCCAACTGCGGCAAGTCTGCGTTAGTCAAGGAGTTGACCGGTCTGGCAACCGAGGTGGCAGCATATCCCTTTACCACCACAAGACCGCTTGCTGGGATGATGCAGTTTGAGGACATTCAGATTCAACTGATTGATACCCCACCGATGGTTTTGGACTCACCCGCCTGGCTCTTTCACATCCTGCGCACCGCTGATGTTATCTGTTGGCTCATTGACCTCGCCGATGACGGCCTTCTTGAGACCACCGAACAGATTCAGCAGCTTTTGAATCGGAACCGCATCGGTTTTACGCCGCAGGATGGGTTCACGGTCAAGCCCTTGATTCGGGTTGGGACAAAGGCAGATGACAACCAGGCATTGGAAAGGCTCTCGATTTTGCGCGAACTGATTGGCGATGTTGAGGTGATTTTGGTTTCGGTGGTTACCAAACAGGGGCTTGAGGAGTTTAAACGCAAGGTTTTTCAGAGCCTGAACATCATCCGGGTCTATACGAAAAAGCCAGGGCATCCGCCTGATATGAATGAGCCGGTGATATTAAAGACCAATGCCACGGTGATTGATGCGGCATATCATCTGCACAAGGACTTTGCCAGAAAACTTGCCTATGCCCGGCTCTGGAACTCTGCCGGTTATTCTGGACAGCGGGTTGAGCGGGCACACATCCTCCAGGACAAGGATATCATTGAGTTTCATATTCAGGAGTAA
- a CDS encoding DUF1015 domain-containing protein — MADVRPFRAIHYNPAKVRDLSAVITQPYDKITPKMQEEYYTKHQYNFVRLILPRDENPYESSVRACSQWLQKGVLIEDEKPAFYVLEEEFRLDNRTLRRKGFIGAIRVEEFEKGTVLPHEFTHSGPKVDRLNLLRTTRKDYEQIFLLYPDEKGEIDRLLETDDKPLMQAIDEFGVVHRLWQLDEPARLHALSAAMKERVLLIADGHHRYETALNFRQEMEKRGVVPENAALRFKTAAFFKITDPGLVILPTHRLLKGISLSQDDALKSLERFFTVKPVRDEMAKSELQKNQDKHAFVVYFGKGKSYLLILKQTGLELDSLKGKSPEYRELDVALLHSLVIDRVFGIKPAEVEGRIAYERYWEDTASRVDSQEFDVALFLNPTRPEQVQALAKRMERMPQKSTDFYPKLISGLVFMDVAEGKTL, encoded by the coding sequence ATGGCTGATGTCAGACCATTTCGGGCGATTCACTATAATCCGGCAAAGGTGAGGGATTTGAGCGCGGTTATCACCCAGCCTTATGACAAAATCACACCGAAGATGCAGGAGGAGTATTATACCAAACACCAATACAACTTTGTCCGGCTGATTCTTCCCAGGGACGAAAATCCTTATGAAAGTTCTGTGCGCGCCTGTTCCCAATGGTTGCAGAAGGGGGTCTTGATTGAAGATGAAAAACCTGCATTTTATGTCCTTGAGGAGGAGTTTAGACTGGATAACCGGACATTGAGGCGAAAGGGCTTTATTGGCGCAATCCGGGTTGAGGAGTTTGAAAAGGGCACGGTCCTGCCCCATGAGTTCACCCATTCCGGACCAAAGGTTGACAGGTTGAACCTCCTGAGAACAACAAGAAAGGATTACGAGCAGATATTTCTCCTTTATCCCGATGAGAAGGGTGAGATTGACCGGCTCCTTGAGACCGATGATAAGCCGCTGATGCAGGCGATTGATGAGTTCGGGGTTGTTCACAGGCTCTGGCAGCTGGATGAACCGGCAAGGTTACACGCGCTGAGTGCGGCGATGAAGGAACGGGTGCTATTGATTGCTGATGGTCATCACCGTTATGAGACCGCGCTTAATTTCAGGCAGGAGATGGAGAAAAGGGGTGTTGTGCCTGAGAACGCCGCTTTAAGGTTCAAGACCGCTGCCTTTTTCAAGATTACCGACCCCGGTCTGGTGATTCTGCCTACTCACCGGCTGCTTAAGGGGATATCCCTGAGCCAGGATGATGCGCTTAAAAGTCTGGAGCGGTTCTTTACTGTTAAGCCGGTTAGAGATGAAATGGCAAAGTCAGAACTGCAAAAGAATCAAGATAAACATGCCTTTGTGGTCTATTTTGGCAAAGGGAAAAGTTACCTGCTCATCCTGAAGCAAACGGGTTTGGAATTGGATAGTTTGAAAGGGAAGAGCCCGGAGTATCGGGAACTGGATGTGGCGCTTCTGCATTCCTTGGTGATTGACAGGGTTTTCGGTATCAAACCAGCAGAGGTTGAGGGCAGAATTGCCTATGAGCGTTACTGGGAGGACACAGCGAGCCGGGTTGATTCGCAAGAGTTTGATGTTGCGCTTTTCCTCAATCCGACCCGACCGGAACAGGTCCAGGCACTGGCAAAGAGAATGGAGCGTATGCCGCAGAAGTCAACCGACTTTTACCCGAAACTGATTTCCGGGCTGGTTTTTATGGATGTTGCCGAAGGGAAAACCCTGTAA
- a CDS encoding hydroxyacid dehydrogenase, translated as MKVIITDPIAPEGVKILREAGFTVDEKPGIAPDELLKVIPEYDAIIVRSATKVTAEVIEAGKNLKVIGRAGVGLDNVDKKAADAKGIKVVNTPEATSISVAELALGMMFACARSIPQATASLRAGKWEKKAFKGMELFGKTLGIIGAGRIGTELAKRALGLGMKVLVFRRSNSKPEYGELCSFDELLAKSDIISLHIPKTPETYHLLNREAFAKMKKGVIIINCARGGVVDEAALFEALQSGQVAAAALDVFEEEPLKDFRLFSLPQVIGSPHIGAQTKEGQARAGIGIAEKVRDALKGG; from the coding sequence ATGAAGGTAATTATCACTGACCCGATTGCACCGGAAGGTGTCAAAATTCTGCGTGAGGCCGGTTTTACGGTTGATGAGAAACCGGGCATTGCACCAGATGAGCTTTTAAAGGTAATTCCTGAGTATGATGCTATTATTGTGAGAAGCGCAACGAAGGTGACCGCTGAGGTTATTGAAGCGGGGAAGAACCTGAAGGTGATTGGTAGGGCGGGTGTCGGTCTGGACAATGTTGACAAAAAGGCGGCGGATGCCAAAGGGATAAAGGTTGTCAACACACCTGAGGCGACATCAATTTCGGTGGCAGAACTGGCTTTAGGGATGATGTTTGCCTGTGCCCGTTCAATTCCGCAGGCAACCGCATCGCTGCGTGCCGGCAAGTGGGAGAAAAAGGCTTTTAAAGGGATGGAACTCTTTGGCAAGACCTTGGGGATAATCGGCGCGGGCAGAATCGGCACCGAACTGGCAAAAAGGGCTTTAGGATTAGGGATGAAGGTTTTGGTCTTTCGGCGATCTAATAGTAAGCCAGAATATGGTGAGTTGTGCTCTTTTGATGAACTACTGGCAAAGTCAGACATAATCTCGCTCCATATTCCCAAGACACCTGAGACCTATCACCTTTTAAACCGCGAGGCTTTTGCCAAGATGAAGAAGGGTGTAATCATCATCAACTGTGCGCGCGGAGGTGTAGTTGATGAGGCGGCGCTCTTTGAGGCTTTGCAGTCCGGTCAGGTGGCAGCAGCGGCATTAGATGTTTTTGAGGAGGAGCCGCTCAAGGACTTCCGACTGTTTTCTTTGCCCCAGGTGATTGGCTCACCTCATATCGGTGCGCAGACCAAGGAAGGTCAGGCGCGCGCCGGCATCGGTATTGCCGAGAAGGTGCGTGATGCCTTAAAGGGGGGCTGA